TGCCGAGGACGACAGCCACGTCGATGGATTCATCAAACTTGGCGGTGGCGCATTCCTTGGCCAGGGCCAGGGCGTCGGGGGCGGAATACAGCTTGGCGGCTTCCACCTTGCCTTGCAGCGCTTGTTGACGCTTGGTCAGCTTAGCCATTTCACACACCCTCCACGTTGATGCCCATGGAACGGGCGGAGCCAGCGATGGTACGCACGGCGGCGTCCATGTCGGCAGCGGTCAGATCGGGCATCTTGGCCTTGGCGATTTCTTCGGCCTGAGCACGGGTGATGGTGCCCACCTTATCCACGTTGGGACGGGCAGAACCCTTGTCGATCTTGGCAGCTTTTTTGATCAGGATGGTGGCCGGGGGCGTCTTCATCACGAAGGTGAAAGACTTGTCGGCAAAGGCGGTGATCACCACAGGAATGGGCAGACCGGGTTCCATGCCTTGAGTCTTGGCATTGAAGGCCTTGCAGAATTC
This sequence is a window from Azospira inquinata. Protein-coding genes within it:
- the rplK gene encoding 50S ribosomal protein L11 — translated: MAKKIIGYIKLQVPAGKANPSPPIGPALGQRGLNIMEFCKAFNAKTQGMEPGLPIPVVITAFADKSFTFVMKTPPATILIKKAAKIDKGSARPNVDKVGTITRAQAEEIAKAKMPDLTAADMDAAVRTIAGSARSMGINVEGV